ATCGTCAGGATCGTGGTTCGTTATTTTGGCTCTGAGACGAATGAAATCTGTATCATATTCGATGTAGAAGAACGTCAAATGGACAGGCCGCATGTCGAAAGAAAGGGCGAGACGTTGATGGATATAGCCGAAGATAGCCTCCTCAAAATCATCTTGCCGGCTATCAGCAGGCAAGCTTTGGGTCACTGCGTGGAGGAGTTGCTCCCTATCCAACTTGACCTGTAGATAGAGTTGGTCATTCTTGACGTAGCATTCGAACAAGCCGAGTTTTAGATCGTGTGCATCACTCCCTTGAATGAGGAAGAGTACCAGTACTATTGTCAAGGGTGTTTTCCAGTGCATCGTTGGATTGTTCTCGTGTGTTTGCATGTAAAACGAGTAGTCAAAGAAAAACCCTACTCTGAGAAGGGACTTTTCTATCCTCTTCTGGTAGTAAGTTTGTTGTGGAGGGAATTATTTAGCTCTTCAACATCTACTAATCTTGTACCTTCGCTATCCAATGCAAATAGTACATAAGCACATACAAGCAGAGTATGGAAACTGAAAAGGAGAAATACATTTTGGCACTGAAGGATGCGTTCAATAGCTATGCTAAATTATCAGA
The DNA window shown above is from Reichenbachiella sp. 5M10 and carries:
- a CDS encoding DUF6702 family protein, which gives rise to MHWKTPLTIVLVLFLIQGSDAHDLKLGLFECYVKNDQLYLQVKLDREQLLHAVTQSLPADSRQDDFEEAIFGYIHQRLALSFDMRPVHLTFFYIEYDTDFIRLRAKITNHDPDDTIHDIAVHITCLTETVAGQENIIQFHLNEQRRSFRLNKKRPYTQFTYPNS